The Symphalangus syndactylus isolate Jambi chromosome 3, NHGRI_mSymSyn1-v2.1_pri, whole genome shotgun sequence genome has a segment encoding these proteins:
- the LOC129478490 gene encoding uncharacterized protein, with product MQNTEDCSLGTPYKIVFSKNRALGARARPCLSRPENRLRLRRESVPVRAAPSPGSPSEDSSSGNRDDSIELEIRKFWRKRPSSSVRAEPGTGAPTERERGRRGTGDLSQELREPALPRPRPGAERGSSAQADCALTGSHCAQRSPRALSSEDAVRGGGLGSNRDWDPRARPALLPTQRFHFGQSVSRAAGRPLQRAPGAAFAGPPPASREAHARRRGTMVGPGPAGRLEELRFGGKSLLDLGHRRRLSMGTTRTGTPWADAPCLLCHLPGDRALARGAGPSPGTVSARPVFVRPWKAACPCVRPRACVGCDRRESKQAVMHVSWS from the exons ATGCAGAACACAGAAGACTGCAGTTTAGGAACACCCTACAAAATCGTATTTTCCAAAAACAGGGCGCTGGGAGCCAGGGCGCGCCCCTGCCTTTCGCGTCCGGAGAACCGCCTCCGCCTCCGGAGGGAGTCCGTCCCAGTGAGGGCCGCTCCCAGCCCCGGCTCCCCGTCCGAAGACAGCAGTTCCGGGAACCGCGATGACAGCATCGAACTGGAGATCAGGAAGTTTTGGCGGAAAAGGCCAAGCAGTAGTGTGCGCGCGGAGCCCGGGACCGGGGCGCCGACAGAGCGGGAGCGCGGGCGCA GAGGCACGGGGGACCTTTCACAGGAGCTGCGGGAGCCGGCGCTTCCCCGCCCCAGGCCGGGAGCTGAAAGGGGCTCTAGCGCCCAGGCCGACTGCGCCCTGaccgggagccactgcgcccagcgcaGCCCGAGGGCGCTGAGCTCGGAGGATGCGGTGCGGGGTGGGGGTCTCGGGAGCAACAGAGACTGGGATCCGAGGGCCCGGCCCGCGCTGCTGCCCACGCAGCGCTTCCACTTTGGACAGAGTGTCTCCCGCGCGGCGGGCCGGCCTCTCCAGCGCGCACCTGGGGCTGCCTTTGCAGGGCCACCCCCCGCCTCCAGGGAGGCCCATGCTCGCCGGAGAGGAACGATGGTGGGCCCTGGTCCAGCGGGAAGGCTGGAGGAACTCAGGTTCGGAGGAAAAAGTCTTTTAGACCTGGGCCATCGACGAAGGCTCTCTATGGGGACTACCAGGACCGGGACGCCGTGGGCAGACGCGCCATGCCTTCTGTGCCACCTCCCTGGGGACCGCGCGTTAGCTCGTGGTGCAGGGCCGAGCCCTGGGACTGTGAGCGCGCGTCCCGTCTTCGTGCGCCCATGGAAAGCGGCGTGTCCGTGCGTGCGTCCGCGCGCGTGTGTCGGCTGTGACCGCAGGGAGAGCAAACAGGCCGTTATGCATGTGTCCTG